The genomic stretch ATCGTAGCCAATGATTATTTTTTTTAGATTTAGTTGTTCTATTAGTAAATCGCGAACAAAATCACGCGCTTTTAGACGTGAAAATTCTTTGTTGAAAGGATAAATAATCAACGTATCTAGTTTGGTAGTTTCTAAGAGTTGGATGCGTTCATCGATGGTATTGATGAGTTTTATGGTTGAATCTTGTTGCAAAACCATTCGCGGATGCGGAAAAAATGTCAACAAAGTTGTAGACAAACCGTCTGCTTTTTCGATGAGGTTTTCTATTATCTTTTTATGTCCAAGATGAACACCATCAAAGGTTCCGATGGTTATTGCGGATGGATTTTCGGCTTTGTATGTGTCAAAAAAATCTATGGTATTCACTGTTCGTTGGTTTTTTACAAAGCTATTTATTTTCCGTTAAAGTTGTTCATAGTATTTGAAATTCCTGCGGTTCCAAATGATTTTATGAGTTCGGCACTTTTTTCAAGTCGTTCAGAAAGCTTGTCATTTTCTTCGGTATTCCATTCGCCTAACACATAATTTACTTGTCTTCCTTTGCCAAATTCGGAACTAATTCCAAATCGGAATCTTGGATATTTTGTGGTCATGAGTTGTTCTTGCGTACTTTTTAAGCCATTGTGTCCGCCATCGCTTCCTTTCATTTTTACACGAATGGTTCCAAATTCAAGATTTAGATCGTCCGTAATAATTAATATATTATCGATTGGAATTTTTTCTTTCGTCATCCAATAGCGAATTGCTTTTCCGCTAAGATTCATATACGTGCT from Kordia antarctica encodes the following:
- the pth gene encoding aminoacyl-tRNA hydrolase, which produces MFQFLKKLWSSSPEKIARNIEETDPMKKFLIVGLGNIGSEYENTRHNIGFKILDFFAKKEAVKFQTDKLGDVATYKFKGRTFMLLKPSTYMNLSGKAIRYWMTKEKIPIDNILIITDDLNLEFGTIRVKMKGSDGGHNGLKSTQEQLMTTKYPRFRFGISSEFGKGRQVNYVLGEWNTEENDKLSERLEKSAELIKSFGTAGISNTMNNFNGK